The following proteins come from a genomic window of Lachnoclostridium phytofermentans ISDg:
- a CDS encoding ABC transporter ATP-binding protein, with protein sequence MVESIISIESLTVDFIVRKSVLHVLRGVSLEVVKGENLVIVGESGCGKSVLLKSILGLLEPNAKIVSGRILYRAKNLAAYHLERDFRNIRGQEIAMILQDPMTSLNPLFTIGDQIEEAISIHQSLSRAKRKEEVIKLLTEVGIRDPERARNYYPHECSGGMRQRVVIAIALACKPKILLCDEPTTALDVTIQEQVLNLLMELQRKYQLTVVYITHDFGVVAKVADRVAIMYAGEIIEVGTSEDIFRDARHPYTWSLLSSQPALYQPGQELVYLSGTLPNPGEKIIGDVFAPRNPYALVRDFTCAPPYYKVSDTHQVKSWLMDKRAPKVELPRILKEYYHMGNSKEIRNTYD encoded by the coding sequence ATGGTAGAAAGCATTATATCAATAGAAAGTTTAACTGTGGATTTTATTGTTAGAAAATCAGTACTTCATGTGCTTCGTGGTGTAAGTCTAGAAGTAGTGAAAGGAGAGAATTTAGTTATTGTAGGGGAATCTGGCTGTGGAAAATCAGTATTATTAAAGTCTATTCTTGGACTATTAGAACCAAATGCAAAGATTGTGTCAGGGAGAATTTTGTATCGGGCAAAAAATTTAGCAGCTTATCATTTGGAACGAGATTTTAGGAATATTAGAGGGCAGGAGATAGCGATGATATTACAAGATCCTATGACTAGCCTAAATCCTTTGTTCACAATAGGAGATCAGATTGAGGAAGCAATTTCAATCCACCAATCACTAAGTAGAGCGAAGCGAAAAGAGGAAGTAATCAAACTTCTTACTGAAGTTGGAATTCGTGATCCTGAAAGAGCAAGAAATTATTACCCACATGAGTGCTCTGGAGGTATGAGGCAAAGAGTTGTAATAGCGATTGCGCTTGCATGTAAACCAAAGATATTATTGTGTGATGAACCAACGACTGCCCTAGATGTTACGATACAAGAACAAGTACTTAATTTATTGATGGAATTACAGCGTAAATACCAATTGACGGTTGTCTATATTACGCACGATTTTGGAGTAGTTGCAAAGGTCGCTGACCGTGTTGCTATCATGTATGCAGGAGAAATTATCGAAGTTGGAACAAGTGAGGACATCTTTCGTGATGCAAGACACCCCTATACTTGGTCGTTGTTGTCATCTCAACCTGCTCTTTATCAACCGGGGCAGGAGCTAGTCTATCTAAGTGGAACATTACCAAATCCGGGGGAAAAAATAATAGGTGATGTATTTGCACCAAGAAATCCTTATGCTTTAGTTCGGGATTTTACCTGTGCTCCTCCTTACTATAAAGTTAGTGACACACATCAGGTAAAATCTTGGCTAATGGATAAGAGAGCACCGAAGGTAGAGCTACCTAGAATTCTAAAAGAGTATTATCATATGGGAAATTCAAAGGAAATTAGGAACACATATGATTAG
- a CDS encoding ATP-binding cassette domain-containing protein has protein sequence MELLSLNSVSIGYGGNHGKSGENLAVKKASFSIQKGEIFGLMGESGSGKTTIGRAIMRMIDTVEGDITYKGMKINHKLSTDTRRTLCHEMQMIFQDPMASLNERAKVSDIIGEGLFATNQALSNSERESLIDKIMLEVGLRPEYKNRYPTEFSGGQRQRIGIARALIMEPQFIVADEPISALDVSVRAQILNLMKRLQETRGLTYLFISHDMSVMRYFTDRIAVLYHGRIVEIAPTNRLFTTPYHTYTKMLISSIPKPDPLRRVIMERRGELNDNQSEMKPSSRNINFDVISNKYKGREVDIISGKHSESKFVNVLSKDEWKEFNIISSKYKERDAQRMVERAPGHYVLEAY, from the coding sequence TTGGAATTATTAAGTTTAAATTCAGTATCAATTGGATATGGGGGAAATCATGGGAAAAGCGGAGAAAATCTGGCTGTAAAGAAAGCAAGCTTTTCGATTCAAAAAGGAGAAATCTTTGGTCTTATGGGAGAGTCTGGTTCAGGAAAGACTACGATAGGAAGAGCAATCATGCGAATGATTGATACAGTAGAAGGAGACATAACTTATAAAGGTATGAAAATTAATCATAAACTATCTACAGATACAAGAAGAACGCTATGTCATGAAATGCAAATGATTTTTCAAGATCCAATGGCATCCCTAAATGAGCGAGCGAAAGTTTCAGATATTATTGGAGAAGGGCTTTTTGCTACGAATCAAGCATTATCGAATTCGGAGAGGGAAAGCCTGATTGATAAAATAATGCTTGAGGTTGGCTTACGGCCTGAATATAAAAATCGATATCCAACAGAATTTTCTGGAGGACAACGGCAGCGAATTGGTATTGCGAGGGCACTTATTATGGAACCGCAATTTATTGTGGCAGATGAACCTATTTCAGCCTTAGATGTTTCAGTGCGGGCACAGATATTAAATCTTATGAAGAGACTTCAAGAAACTCGCGGGCTAACTTACCTTTTTATTTCACATGATATGTCAGTAATGCGATATTTTACAGATCGAATCGCAGTTCTTTATCATGGAAGGATTGTTGAGATAGCGCCGACGAATCGGCTTTTTACAACTCCTTATCATACTTATACCAAGATGTTGATTTCCTCTATTCCAAAACCTGATCCGTTAAGAAGAGTAATTATGGAGAGAAGAGGAGAACTAAATGATAACCAAAGTGAGATGAAACCAAGTTCTCGGAATATAAATTTTGATGTAATTTCAAATAAATACAAGGGAAGAGAAGTTGATATTATATCAGGTAAACACAGCGAGAGTAAATTTGTTAATGTTTTAAGTAAAGACGAGTGGAAAGAATTTAATATTATTTCTAGTAAATATAAGGAAAGGGACGCTCAAAGAATGGTTGAACGAGCACCAGGTCACTATGTGCTAGAAGCATATTGA